From Pseudodesulfovibrio nedwellii:
TAAGCAGGGAGACTATGCCGGGAATGGGGAGCAATCCTTTGGTCGCACCGAGGAAAGTCTTGTAATGTTCCATCTTGGCATCAGACATTTCTTGTGGTGTTGCTTTGAGTTGATACTTTTCCTTCATGAATTGCCATTGGCTGACACTGGAAGTGCCAATGAGATGGCGGTATTCTTCTGGTGGACAGACGACGCCAAGTTCTGCGGCATACTCGATGAATATTTTTTCGTGGATAGGTTCGGAGTCGAAGAGAACACCGTCCATGTCAAAAAGGACTGCTCCAGGTTGTTTCATTGTATATTCTTTGACGTTTTGCGTCCGTTAGAAAAATTATCGGGCATGGTCACTCATCAAGGCTCATGCGTCAATGATCGATTGTTCGATGGAAGTATTGATGAGTTCCCGGTTCATATGGTTTTTTTTTGCTCAATCGTTTGTCATGAAAAGGTTTTATCTATCGTATTCGTATAGGATAAAAAATAATGACAATTGTATGGATCTTCGTTGAGAAGGGAGAGTTTTACTCATTACGGAACAAGGGGGCGGTGGTTATACATATGTCGTGATTATTTCCTATGGAGATATACGCTGACGTTTGGTACGAATATCGGGTGGAGTACCCAAAGGGTGTCTTTGGGGTGGGGAGAACCGTTGTGATGGGGGATCATGTCAAATTCAAAGACAGACGGCGCTAAAAAAGACGAGGAATTCAAGGTAAACCGCGAGCACTGGGCAGACCACTCCATTTATTATGGTGCCAGTGTGCATGTGAGCAAGATCTTTGAAGAGGAGAAGCTCAGTGGTCGTATCGTCGGTTTGAGCGAATATAACTATTTGATTCTCGAAATTCCGTTGGTTATCGGGCATCGGGCGCGTTATACTCCTGGGTCTACAGTCATCGTGAAGTTCGTGAATGAAGGGACTGTTTACGGATTTTATTCTGAAATACTTCAGGTTCATTACGATCCTGCCCCGATCATGTATCTCAAATATCCCAGTGAAGTTGAGTCCTTTGAATTCCGTGCATACAAGCGTTTCGCCGGTAGAACGCCTGCTCGCATGTTCAATGATGAAGCCCATTATTATTGTCTTATTGATGACATTAGTTCCGGAGGATGCAGCCTTTCCGTGCATCAGGCCAGTCTCAAGGATAAAGAACATATTTCCCTGGATGAAAAGGCCCAACTTGTTTTCAGCCTGTCTGGTCTCGGAGAGATTGAGCTTACGTGTGTAGTTAAAAGCATGTCGCAAGAAGACGATACACTTTGCTATGGCGTAGAATTTGATACCACCGGAGAATCTTTTGAGCAGATAAGGCAATACCTTGAAATGTTGTCACGTTGAATTGATATAAATTGTGCGGATAGAATGAGCTTGCGGCCATAGATTGGTTTCAGGCTTTTTTTTGTCAGGCACTGTGGAGGTATTGAATTTGCAATAACTTATGCTTACGGTATATTCACGTCAATTTGTTGAAAAGCTTTCGGTAGGATGATGATTAATTATATGGTCCGATCTAATTATCTGCATGAGGTGCAGCGCACCTTTGGCGGAACCGGTAACCTGGATGTCATGGGGTTCTTTACTCAGGCATTGTCGGTACTTGTGCCGATGATTTTGGTTATTATTTTATGGCGGTGCCGTAGGAAAATTATTTTTTTGGCTGCTCGATTGGTCACGCGGACTTTGTTTTCGCGACATCGCAAGATTATTGAGAATTATTTTGTCTCACGAGGTGTTGTTCTTGAAATTTGTCTGTATTCCGGTGGTGGCGTCGGCCGTCGGTTGTGTAGTGCCCGTGTTACACGTGTGGTTGGTGGTAAGATGGAATTGCAGTTGCTCGATACCAATCCTGTGGTTGCCAAGCTAAAGAGTGCCCGTGTCATTTGCTTGATGAAGCCTTTTGCGTATTCAGGCAAACGGATCAATGCTTTTGTCTCATTTATCAGCCACATGGAACGTCGTGGGATTGTGATCAAGGAATTGTCGGTGATGACACCTATTCGCTATAAGCGCATCATCCGTCGACAACATGCCCGGCAGCGCGTAGCTCGTGAAGGAACTGTTCGCGTCAAGGTGTGGAGTGGACGCAAGGCGAGTACATTTTGGATGATGCGCCCGGATTTGCAAACGGTGAACAACCCTGCGCGTTATGGAGAGTATACACGTTTGGCCGTAGAGAATATCTCGGCTGGGGGTATGCGTATGTACGTGGTGAATCCTAAAGGGCCTCTGCCGCCGTTACAAAAGGGAAGTCAATTGGTGCTTCGGGTCAGTATTTGGAATCCGAAAACCAAGAAGTATACGTATTTTACAGCATTAGGAACTATTCGTAGCCGTTTTTCAGGCAGGGGTGGGGCTATCGGTCTGGGGATACAGTTCACCTCAGAAGGCGAACCTGTCGGTAGCCGCTATAGTTGGCACACTGTTAATGGCGGTATCCAGTCGCTTGGGAAATTCCTTTCTCAGCTTCAAGATTAATAATACGAATCTGGCACGTTTCTATTTCTTGCAATCAGAACATAGACCATACAAGTACATCTTGTGGCGAAGCAAGGTAAAGCCATGTTTTTTGGCAAGCTGTTCCTGACGCTGTTCAATGACATTGTCCAGAATTTCAATATTTTTTCCACATTTTTCACAGATGAGATGGTCGTGATGGTCTTTGCCGTAGCTCGCTTCATATCTGGTGACACCATCCGCAAAGTCCAGCGGTTCGACCAGGCCCGAGTCACTCAAAAGTTTGAGTGTTCGATAGACCGTGGCTTGACCGACGGAATTGTCTCTTTTTTTGACTTTGGCGTAGAGTTCTTCTGACGACAAATGATTGTCATGTTTCAGAAGGGTGTCCAGAATGAGCCTGCGTTGCGGCGTCATCTTGAGATTTTCATTGGTCAGATATTCTGCAAAAACATCTTGCGGGGCTTTCATTGTATATCCCGTCGGTTTGTTTGAATTTCGATACAATCTCTCAATACGGGAAGCAATAAAGGGTGTCAAACAGTCCGTCATACTTTTTTTTGTAGTTATTAAATCGTCATCTTTTGATCAATTTTCTTTTCAGCCTTGACATTCAAGGGCGTGGTTTCTACAACCTGTTTCCTGCAAAGCGATGTTGCCAGACAATATCGCCCCATGCGGAGAGGTGGCAGAGCTCGGTTTAATGCGCTGGTCTTGAAAACCAGAGACGGGGCAACTCGTCCGGAGGTTCGAATCCTCTCCTCTCCGCCATATAACAATATTACTTCGTATCAAGAAGTGTCATAAGTCCTCGTCATGAGGGCTTTTTTTGTTCCTTGTCGCATCTGAAAGACTGAGGAGTGGAGATGCTGGATATGTCAGGAGTTATTTTTGGGTGTAGATAAATAAAATTGTTGGTTCGGTTCCGTATTCATCATCCGCCATAAGCCCCATGCCGAGTAGCCAGGACATTGTGAGTTTGGCTTCGTCTTCGGAGGGGACTTCGTAACGGACAGGGTGAAGGTTGTTGTCATCATTTCGATCTGAACCTTCGTCTTCGATGCCTACGTACCAATCTTCGTGTATGCCACCGTGATGTGTAATGTAGCGAAGTACTTTTTCTACCACGGCTTCGTTGACTTTGGGGGGAGTTGTGTTGGGCATGTTTTTGTCTCTAAGTATCACTGCCTCAACCTGTTTTATTTGGTTGAGGGCCTGTGAAAGTTTATATTTCTTGTCCTACCGGACCGAGTAGTTTCACAATGTCGTCAGCCTTTACGCTCTCGAATTTTTGATGGAATTCATCGCGTTCGCGACAGAAGAGCCTTTCACTTTTTACTGGCCGGTACAGAATCATTTCTTGGTCGTCTTGCGCATTGGTGGCGTTGGTTACATTGTCCAAGGCAAAGTAGATATTGCCATTTTTTTTATTTCGGAAAAGAGCCATATTTGATCTCCATGTGATGGGTGCGAAGTTGCTTTTTGGGGAAGTAGAAGCTGTGTTGCGTGGACACTTGTAGCGTATTGATTGAAGTTTGGGCAAGTTGCTCAACGATGCTCAATATGGCTCTACACAATCGGTTTTTTTGGGTGTGTCATAAGGGAATATAATCTTAAATGATTGTATTATTGGGGTTTGTATTGTTTTTTGGCTTGAAGTTAAGAAGGCTTCTTTGCTTTTTATGAAGTGAAGCAGAGGCTATGAGATTCGTCTGGTTTTGTCATTGGACAGAACCATTAAAAAATTTATCTTTGTTGCGGCCGAATATTACAAGAAAGGTATTGTTCTTTTATTTGCTCTTTTTTTCTAGTGATTCATATTCTTGCATGAATTTTTTAACTTTCTCATGCCCATTTTTAAAGTCGAACCTGTCAAGCAGGGCACCAAGTTCTTTTGCGAAGAGTGGGGCCGAGTGTGTTAATTCGAGTTCGATGGATTGGTAAACCCCTCGGGCTTCAACGTCGTGTTTCTTTAAGAGTGAAGAAAGTTTTGTGAGGTATGGTGTTATTGATTTGATTTCTTTAAGAAGTTTTTTGTCTGTTTTATACCCATTTATATTCTGCTCCTTTTGGGGGAATGTTTTAAAGATGCCTCTTTCAACCCGTTTTCTTTCCATTTCAAATGTGCGCAGTTGGCTTTGAATTGTTTCAGAATTATTCAGTAGCGCTATTTCCATTTCCAAAGCGGATTGGTGCAGAACATTTGCTCCAACGTTGCCCGCGACACCCTTTATGCTGTGGACCAAGTGTTGTGCTTCATCAAGTTTATTCATGGAAATCAAAGTCGGAAGTTGTGAGTACGATTCTTTGCAATCATACGCGAAATTAATGAGGAGCCTTTTGAGAAGCACTGTGTTGCCTCGGACCCTTGCGAGAGCCTGTGCCGCGTCTATGCCGGGGATGCCCTCAAAAGCATGAAGAGGAGTTTCTTCGGTTGAGGGAGGACTGGGTGTGCTTTTTTTTACCTTTGAACAGTTGCGGAGCCATTTTGAAAGGACTTCCATGAGTATATCTGGATCAATCGGCTTAGTAACATGGTCGTCCATGCCAGCAAGGAGACTCTTTTCCCTATCGCCGACGAGAGCATGTGCCGTCATTGCAATAATCGGGATCGATTGGAATTTTTCGTCGGCTCGGATATTTTTTACGGCCTTGAAGCCATCCATAATCGGCATTTGAATGTCCATGAGTACAGCATCGTACGTGTTGACCTTGACCATTTCGACCGCTTCCTGTCCATTGTTGGCAATGGATACAATGATATCTGCACCTTCAAGAATTTCCCGTGCAACTTGTTGATTGATTTCATTGTCTTCAGCCAACAAAATATGGGCTCCGGCCACATTGGGTGGTATTCCTATTCGTGTTTTTTCAGCGGTGATTTTGTTCATTCGGAATTTGTCGTTGGTGATGGTTTCCATGATGGTGTCAAATAGAATTGATCGATTGAATGGTTTGAGCATGAAGCCGTCCAGATCAACTTGTTCAGCACGATGTCGAATTTCATCTTGGCCATATGCCGTGAGCATAATGACTTTAGGAATATTTTTAAGTCGTGTGGTCCTTTTGATTTTTTGTACCAATTCGATACCATCAATATCCGGCATCCTCCAATCCGTTATAACGAGTTTGAATGGGGACGATTCATCGTTTTTATACAGTAATTCAAGAGCCTGCCCTCCGTTCTTCGCGGTTTCCACATCGAAGGTGAAAGAGCGCAAAACCTTGTCGAGAACCATTCTTGACATTTTACTGTCGTCCACGGCCAAAACTCGCATCCCTTTGACTTCATTTGGATATATGTGATGTGCACCTGTATGTTTGGCTTGTAGTCCGAACGGGAGGGTAAAAATGAATTCACTTCCTTCTCCTATGTCACTTTTTAGTTCCATGGCGCCGCCCATCAATTCCACGAGTCTTTTACTGATGGTCAGACCGAGTCCCGTTCCTCCGAATTGGCGAGAAATGGAACCATCAGCCTGACTGAAGGGTTGAAATAGTTTGGCGGCCTGTTCAGGAGAAATCCCTATGCCTGTATCTTTGACGGAAAATTGAATCAAAGCAGTGTCATTCGTTTCCTCAATGAGTCTTGCTGCAATGATGATCTCACCGGATTCCGTGAATTTTATGGCATTTCCGGTCAGATTGAGAAGCACCTGCCCCAGTCTAAGCCGATCACCGATAAGGAGATTGGGAACAGTACTTTTTACCATCAGCAGGAATTCGATCCCTTTTTGTTCTGCCTGAAGGCCGAGCATGTTGACTATGTCGTTGAGCACATCGTCCAGAATGAAATCAACTTCTCCAACTTCCAGTTTACCAGCTTCGATTTTGGAGAAATCAAGTATATCGTTGATGATTCCAAGTAATGATTTTGCTGATATATCGACCTTGGTGAGATAGTCGGACTGTTTGGAGGTCAATTCCGTTTTGAGAGCAAGGTGTGTTAAACCAATAACTGCATTCATCGGGGTGCGTATTTCATGGCTCATTCGAGCTAGGAAATCACTTTTGGCCCGGTTGGCGTCTTCAGCTTCCAGTTTGGCTTTTTCAAGTCTTCTTCGGCCTTGTGCCCGTACGCCGATGAATCTGGCTCTGGTGAGGCCTCCAAAAAGAATAATAAGAAATACATATGTGTAAATGATTGTGTAATTATTGAATATTTGCGCATAAGATGTCGCAATGGTTGATGCCCGAGTAAGGCATACGACTTTCCATCGGCGTGTATCTTCGTTGAGTTCGTTGCTCCTAGCATTTGGGGCAACAACGATGGTTGAATAAGTATATAATCCTTCCGTCGCGGAAAATTGTCCTTCTTTGGATGAGGTCATTTGTTTCCATGCATGAGGGTTTATCGTGCCGAAACCAACGGGTTTTCGATCTTTATACATGAATGACCATTCTTGACTTTTGTCTGGAGATAAAAGCCAATATCCCTCGTCGTTCAGGAGCATGGAGAGTTCTCGATCACTACTTTTGTTCGCAGCAATACTATCCAGTATTTTTTGGCCAAGATAGTTGAGGATTACAATGCCGAGTTGTTGCCTTGAATCGTCATAAATGGGCATGGATACCCTAATCATGGGCTTGAGCGGTTGTTCGATTTTTCCATTTTCTATATTGAGATCAAATGGTGATACATAAACTTCACCCTGTTTGAGATTCTGTGATTCCTTAAAGTAATAGCGGTCACTTTTGTCTTGGAGCTTTTGCGAAGGGACTGCCTTTGGGTGTCCATTGTTGTAATTGACCCGGACGAGTTCCATTCCGTTATTGTCGAGGATCCTCACTTGATCATATGATTTGTTGATCCGGCACAATGCTATGAATTCCGATTCCAAATTTGATTGAGTCGTGGGATTTCTGTCCTTCAGAAAGCGTTTTACTTCGACGTGGTTGCCTGCCAGTTCAAGATCGTTAAACAGACTTTTCAAATCAAGACTGATCGTACGAGACAGCAGATTGTTGTGCATTCTTTCGTTGATTTTAATGACATTTTCTATGGATTCAGTTTCCATGAGATACATATAATAGCAACCAGTGGCAGCCAAAGCCCCAAGGATGATGGTTGTAATAAGGAAACTTCGAATGATAATAAAGGATTCAGCGTGTTTCTTCTTCACATTTGCCTTCTTCTTAATCTGTTGAGGTAAAGAAAATTGCATATGTAATTTGTTATCAGATCATAGAGCCTTGGCGCATTATTATTTTGTTCTATGCGATTTCTTTTGAGCCTCTTGAAAGGGTGATTTTATTATTAGCATGTTGTGTAATGGTGAGAATGTTTGGAATATTGTGAGTCCTGATGGTTTTTTTTGAAAGGGCAAATTCTTGCTATAGGGTCATTCGTTCTTCGATGGGAAAGAAAAATGGGTTCAGCTGATGAAACAGTTGAACCCATTTTATTGCGTTGTGAGTTTCTTTGAAAATGGAGTGAGCGGGGATTCTGTCAACGTTTTGTTTGAACCGTCTGGAGTGAGTTGTGGCCGCTGTCAGGGTTGTTTCTGATACTTAGGGCGTCCCTGATACTGTGTAAATGGAACAGTTCTTTTGATGGTACAAATTATGAGGCAAAATATTCATATCAGATTATAATACTCAATTAGATATTGAGGCGTAGATTGTACTATCTGGGTAGGATGAATTGAGGGGAACTGTATTGTGAATGGATAGGAGGTGTTAAGGATGAATATATCCCTTAACAATAAGGTGAGAATTAATTTGGCGGTGTGCATTGGGGTCATTCTGATTTCTTTGCCGCTTATGTTCAGGGCTTTGGATGAGGTTAATCGTGATTGGAATGCGTACACATCCAACGCGGTTGCAAGACAGAAGTTGCTCACTCAGATCAAGGAGCAATTTGGTTACGGTGGGATTATTCATAATTTTAAAAATTATGTTCTTCGTGGTCAGCCCAAATTTAAAGAACGGATTACGAAGAACCAAACACAGATTCTCGGATATCTCGATGAATATAGGAAGCTAGGGGTGACCCCAGCCGAAGAACAGGCTTTGGATAAGATCAAGGGGGTCATGCAGAATTATTTTTCGAATGTCGTTCTTGTCGAAAAGTTGTGGGCCGAAGGGAAAACGCCCAAAGAGGTGGATGGAGTTGTCAAGATTAGTGACAAACCGGCTTTTGAAGGATTTTTGGTTCTCAATGAACGCTTCAACGTGATGGAAGCCGGATTAATCTCGGGCATGGAGAGTTGTATTTCCCAAGTGACGTGGGTCAGTGCAATTTCAATGTTGTTATTGATTTGTCTCGTTTTGATGGCAAATTTTCTTCTTCGTAGTGTGGTCAGGGATACCGGTTTGATTTCCAATTGGGCATCGGCGGTTGATAAGGACATCTACCATTCAGGCGAACTTGAGTTTAAGCGTTCTGACGAGTTGGGGCTTTTGGCTGATTCCGTGCGGGCTATGACGACCAAATTGACGAGTGTGATTCGTGAGATCGTATCCGTATCAGAAAAGGTCAGTTCCTGTAGTGACACTTTGTCCATCTCAACGGATGAAATTTCAAGAGGAGCCTCCCAACAAGCCGCCAGCGTAGAGGAAATTTCAGCTTCCATGGAGCAGATGGCGAGCAATATCGGGCAGAATGCGGAAAATGCCCGGAGTACAGATACGATTGCCAGAGATTCGGGCGCGCGGGCCACTGAATGCGGCAAGGCTGTAGCGCATACTGTCGATGCTATGAAAGAAATTGCTGAAAAAATATCCATTATTGAAGAAATCGCCCGACAGACCAATTTGTTGGCACTCAATGCAGCTATTGAAGCAGCAAGGGCGGGTGAACATGGTAAAGGGTTTGCCGTGGTCGCAGCCGAGGTCCGTCGATTGGCAGAACGAAGCGGCATCGCAGCCACTGAGATTAGCGAACTTTCAACCACCAGTGTGGATGTGGCTGACAAAGCAGGAATTATGCTGTCGGAGCTTGTTCCTGATATTGAAAAGACTGCGGAGTTGGTTCAGGAAATCAACGTGTCCAGCAACGAGCAAAATACCGGCGCTTCACAGGTTAACACGTCTATTCAGATACTTGATGAAGTTATACAGCGTAATGCTACGGTTTCGGAACAGACTGCCGGAACAGCTCAGGAGCTTTCATCTCAGGCGGAATATCTTACTGGGATTCTGAATAGGTTCGGGGGGAACGATGGTGTGAGTTTTTCTCCGCCCACCGTGGTCACGACTGTACGGAAGTCTCCGGGAACCTTGAGCGAGGGGGGTGTCTCAAGAGGGTTCGAGTTGGATATGTAGGCGACGAGTAGAAGTTGTGCCGGAAAAGAAATTGTGTCGATTTTTGTAATGTTTCTTGTTTTTATTAAGCCTACGGTCCTTACAGATGCATTGTGAGGACCGTGGGTTTTGAATGTTTCGGATTCCATTGTTGTCTTTGTTGATTTTTTCATATCGCTTTTTCGAGATTCAGGAGCTTCATCTTTGCATCCAATCCATGAGCGAAGCCAATGAGTTTCCCGTTGGAACCAATGACCCTGTGACATGGCACGATGATTGGGATGGGGTTTTTCGAATTTGCCATACCGATGGCACGTGAAGCGTTTGGATTGCCTACGGCTATGGCTATTTCTTTGTAGCTTCGTACTTCGCCGTAGGGGATGTCGCTGAGTGCATTCCATACGTCTTTTTGGAATTCTGTTCCGTGTGGAGTTAGGTTCACAGTGAAGTCTTTTCTTTTTCCTGCACAATATTCGAGTATTTGTGTTTTGGCTTTATCAAAGATTACGTCGTTTTTTGTCCACGCTGGGTCGATGATGAATTCGCGCTTTCCTGTGCCGGTGACCATGTGCAGGTTGGTGATTCCCTGGTCTGTGCCAACGAGGATAATTTTCCACAGAGGGGTGTCGAATGTCGTATACTGAAGCATATTATTTCTCCTTCGAAGAGTTCCATAGGCAGAGCGCTGCATATGCCCTGTATGGACGCCATTTTTCGCTCTGTTTCAAAATATTATGTACGGTTGGTTTTTTGTCGTCGAGCATCATTGCCTTGATGATTCCGAGGTCGCTGGCCGGGAAGCTGTCGATTATGCCCAGTCCTCGCATTCCTACATAGTTGACCGTCCACGGCCCTATGCCTTTGAGTGCAGAAAATTGTTGGTTGAACGTTTCAAGGCTTTGGTTTGGTGACAAGGAAATTTTTTTATCGATGACCGCCTGTATGGCTGTTTGAAGGGTTTGTTGTCGGGTTTTGGTAATTCCCAATTTATCGAGGTTCATAGTCATGAATTCTTTTGGCTGTGGGAAAAAAAAGTGAAGTCCATGTGGGAAAGAGTCGTCTGTTTGAAGATTACTTCTCTTTGCAATACGCCCGGCAAGGGTGGTGGCTGCTTTGACCGTGATCTGTTGACCGAGGATCGCTCGAATGATGAATTCGAATGGGTCAAAAGCGACGGGAAGTCTCGGCACGTGGCTATTGTCCATGCCTTTTGAAAGCAGAGGGTCATTGATGAAGCGTTTATTGATGTCGGAAAAATCCGTATCCAGATCAAACATTCGTCGCACTTGATTGTGTATTTGCATGAAGCATTTGATGTCGTCACAGACAATGGACAATGCAAGAGCCGAT
This genomic window contains:
- a CDS encoding flagellar brake protein; this translates as MSNSKTDGAKKDEEFKVNREHWADHSIYYGASVHVSKIFEEEKLSGRIVGLSEYNYLILEIPLVIGHRARYTPGSTVIVKFVNEGTVYGFYSEILQVHYDPAPIMYLKYPSEVESFEFRAYKRFAGRTPARMFNDEAHYYCLIDDISSGGCSLSVHQASLKDKEHISLDEKAQLVFSLSGLGEIELTCVVKSMSQEDDTLCYGVEFDTTGESFEQIRQYLEMLSR
- a CDS encoding Fur family transcriptional regulator, whose protein sequence is MKAPQDVFAEYLTNENLKMTPQRRLILDTLLKHDNHLSSEELYAKVKKRDNSVGQATVYRTLKLLSDSGLVEPLDFADGVTRYEASYGKDHHDHLICEKCGKNIEILDNVIEQRQEQLAKKHGFTLLRHKMYLYGLCSDCKK
- a CDS encoding response regulator; amino-acid sequence: MKKKHAESFIIIRSFLITTIILGALAATGCYYMYLMETESIENVIKINERMHNNLLSRTISLDLKSLFNDLELAGNHVEVKRFLKDRNPTTQSNLESEFIALCRINKSYDQVRILDNNGMELVRVNYNNGHPKAVPSQKLQDKSDRYYFKESQNLKQGEVYVSPFDLNIENGKIEQPLKPMIRVSMPIYDDSRQQLGIVILNYLGQKILDSIAANKSSDRELSMLLNDEGYWLLSPDKSQEWSFMYKDRKPVGFGTINPHAWKQMTSSKEGQFSATEGLYTYSTIVVAPNARSNELNEDTRRWKVVCLTRASTIATSYAQIFNNYTIIYTYVFLIILFGGLTRARFIGVRAQGRRRLEKAKLEAEDANRAKSDFLARMSHEIRTPMNAVIGLTHLALKTELTSKQSDYLTKVDISAKSLLGIINDILDFSKIEAGKLEVGEVDFILDDVLNDIVNMLGLQAEQKGIEFLLMVKSTVPNLLIGDRLRLGQVLLNLTGNAIKFTESGEIIIAARLIEETNDTALIQFSVKDTGIGISPEQAAKLFQPFSQADGSISRQFGGTGLGLTISKRLVELMGGAMELKSDIGEGSEFIFTLPFGLQAKHTGAHHIYPNEVKGMRVLAVDDSKMSRMVLDKVLRSFTFDVETAKNGGQALELLYKNDESSPFKLVITDWRMPDIDGIELVQKIKRTTRLKNIPKVIMLTAYGQDEIRHRAEQVDLDGFMLKPFNRSILFDTIMETITNDKFRMNKITAEKTRIGIPPNVAGAHILLAEDNEINQQVAREILEGADIIVSIANNGQEAVEMVKVNTYDAVLMDIQMPIMDGFKAVKNIRADEKFQSIPIIAMTAHALVGDREKSLLAGMDDHVTKPIDPDILMEVLSKWLRNCSKVKKSTPSPPSTEETPLHAFEGIPGIDAAQALARVRGNTVLLKRLLINFAYDCKESYSQLPTLISMNKLDEAQHLVHSIKGVAGNVGANVLHQSALEMEIALLNNSETIQSQLRTFEMERKRVERGIFKTFPQKEQNINGYKTDKKLLKEIKSITPYLTKLSSLLKKHDVEARGVYQSIELELTHSAPLFAKELGALLDRFDFKNGHEKVKKFMQEYESLEKKSK
- a CDS encoding methyl-accepting chemotaxis protein, which codes for MNISLNNKVRINLAVCIGVILISLPLMFRALDEVNRDWNAYTSNAVARQKLLTQIKEQFGYGGIIHNFKNYVLRGQPKFKERITKNQTQILGYLDEYRKLGVTPAEEQALDKIKGVMQNYFSNVVLVEKLWAEGKTPKEVDGVVKISDKPAFEGFLVLNERFNVMEAGLISGMESCISQVTWVSAISMLLLICLVLMANFLLRSVVRDTGLISNWASAVDKDIYHSGELEFKRSDELGLLADSVRAMTTKLTSVIREIVSVSEKVSSCSDTLSISTDEISRGASQQAASVEEISASMEQMASNIGQNAENARSTDTIARDSGARATECGKAVAHTVDAMKEIAEKISIIEEIARQTNLLALNAAIEAARAGEHGKGFAVVAAEVRRLAERSGIAATEISELSTTSVDVADKAGIMLSELVPDIEKTAELVQEINVSSNEQNTGASQVNTSIQILDEVIQRNATVSEQTAGTAQELSSQAEYLTGILNRFGGNDGVSFSPPTVVTTVRKSPGTLSEGGVSRGFELDM
- a CDS encoding methylated-DNA--[protein]-cysteine S-methyltransferase; amino-acid sequence: MLQYTTFDTPLWKIILVGTDQGITNLHMVTGTGKREFIIDPAWTKNDVIFDKAKTQILEYCAGKRKDFTVNLTPHGTEFQKDVWNALSDIPYGEVRSYKEIAIAVGNPNASRAIGMANSKNPIPIIVPCHRVIGSNGKLIGFAHGLDAKMKLLNLEKAI